The Streptomyces sp. NBC_00224 genome has a window encoding:
- a CDS encoding MarR family winged helix-turn-helix transcriptional regulator: protein MATRMDALTLEVVDLIGSVVSRYHEEYERAAAEHALTGAQARVLGLLSLEPVPMRKIARKLKCEPSNVTGIIDRLEARGLVERRPDPADRRVKLAAPTEEGRRMAAALRDSLDFAREPLAELSSEERTVLRDLLRRMLGQ from the coding sequence ATGGCCACGCGTATGGATGCCCTCACCCTCGAAGTCGTCGACCTCATCGGCTCGGTGGTGTCGCGCTACCACGAGGAGTACGAGCGGGCCGCCGCCGAGCACGCACTCACCGGCGCGCAGGCGCGCGTGCTCGGGCTGCTCTCGCTGGAACCGGTGCCGATGCGCAAGATCGCGCGCAAGCTGAAGTGCGAGCCGTCGAACGTCACGGGGATCATCGACCGCCTGGAGGCCCGCGGCCTCGTCGAGCGGCGCCCCGACCCGGCCGACCGCCGGGTCAAGCTGGCCGCACCGACGGAGGAGGGCCGCCGTATGGCGGCGGCCCTCCGCGACTCCCTGGACTTCGCCCGCGAGCCGCTGGCGGAGTTGTCGTCCGAGGAGCGGACGGTGCTGCGGGATCTGCTGCGGCGGATGCTGGGGCAGTGA